The window CCGCGGGCGATGCCGACCAGAAGCTCGACGCCGGCGATGCAACGGTCGTCGCCGAAAACCTCGACGGGGGGCAGGATGTGGCGTGGCATCGGTCGGGGGCCGTCTTTGTCTCCGACGCGAACAACCGCGCCGTGTACGAGGTCGCGCCGGACGGAACCGCCTCCAGGTACGCCGAGGCCCCGGGCAGGTCGGGAGAGGGATTCTGGTTCCTCGCGATCCGCAACCCCGCCTCTTCCCGGTCCGCGGAGGTGCCCGCGCGGGACGAGATCGCCGCGTCCTGGCAGCCGATCTTCGGCACGGGCGAGCCCGACGTGATCCGGCTATCCCCGCAGGTGTATGTGGGCGAGCGGCTGCTCCTCACCGCCGCCGTCGACATCCCCGGGCCGGTCTGGATCCCGTTCGACGCCTACGTGGTGCTCTCTGGCCCCGGCGGGATCTTCTATTCGGCGTTGCCGGGCGGCGGGGTGGGGGAGGGGATCCGGGCGTACGCCGAGGGGCTCCCCGGTCTCGCGGAGTCGTTCCTCGGCCGGATCCTCGACCTGCCGGTGCCCGACGGAACGCCGAAGGGCCCGTGGACTGTCTATGCGGGGTTGATGCCGGCGGGGCGGGCGCCGTCGCCGCAGGACGCCCTCGCCCTGGACACGGTCGTGCTCACGGTCCGCTGACGCCCAAAGTTATCCACAGCCCCAGGGCACACTTAAGTGTGCCCTGGGGGGGGATTTTTCCGGAGTGCGCCGCAACTCACTTCGGGGGAAGTCGTTAGCTCTATTTTTCCCACTCGCCGAGGAGGCGGCGCTTCTCCGCCTCGGTCTCGTAGGAGGGTTTTGCGTCGGAGGCGGGGGGAGGCGGGGGGGCCCCGGGCGGCCGCATCCCCTTCCAGTGCCGCACGAAATCGCTGGACCGGACGAGCTTGGCCCCCATCGACCGGACGCTGCCGCCGACCGAGCGGTCGTCGGTGACGACCGTGATCGAGGCCCTGCGCGGCGATTCCTCGACGATCCTGCGTATGTGGGCGTCGGCATCCGTCGCGAAGCGGACCTTCAGATTGGGGAGCACCTGCTCGAGGCCCCCGCCCGCGCCGCTGTCCCAGACGAGCGTGACGAGGATCCTCTTCGCGCAGTAGCGCGCCGAAAGCGCGCGCGTGAGCGCCTCGCGCTCCCGGTCGCCCGCGCCGCCGAACGCCTTGTAGGCGAGGTTGCAGCCGTCGATGACGATCTCCTCCACCCCGATCCCCCTTCCGGCATGCAGTATACCCGATCCACGCGGGAGCTCAACCCGTTCCCGAAGAGCGTGCGCGGTTTCCGGTTGGCCGCGCCGCGGACACGGCGGCGTGGCGCCGATATCTTGCGTCTCAGGGGCGAAATCCACTACACTGTGTCTTGTGCGTGGCACGGTAACCTCTCCTTTCTTTCTTGGTCGATTGAACCGGAGAGGATACCTTTTTCGGCTCATGACGGAATTTTGTGAGCCCAGGCCCATGGTTGGAAGCGTCCCATCCATGGGGTACAGGTTTGTATGATCTTGAGTTTCATGTACTCCTCGTCCCGATAGCCATAGGCACGACGG is drawn from Chlamydiota bacterium and contains these coding sequences:
- a CDS encoding NYN domain-containing protein, with protein sequence MEEIVIDGCNLAYKAFGGAGDREREALTRALSARYCAKRILVTLVWDSGAGGGLEQVLPNLKVRFATDADAHIRRIVEESPRRASITVVTDDRSVGGSVRSMGAKLVRSSDFVRHWKGMRPPGAPPPPPASDAKPSYETEAEKRRLLGEWEK